The Oncorhynchus keta strain PuntledgeMale-10-30-2019 unplaced genomic scaffold, Oket_V2 Un_contig_8047_pilon_pilon, whole genome shotgun sequence nucleotide sequence gtttctgtgttcctccagcagcactgtgcctctgtgggttgtttctgtgttcctccagcagcactgtgcctctgtgggttgtttctgtgttcctccAGCAGCACCGTGCCTCTgtgggttgtttctgtgttcctccagcagcactgtgcctctgtgtgttgtttctgtgttcctccagcagcactgtgcctctgtgggttgtttctgtgttcctccagcagcactgtgcctctgtgggttgtttctgtgttcctccagcagcactgtgcctctgtgggttgtttctgtgttcctccAGCAGCACCGTGCCTCTgtgggttgtttctgtgttcctccagcagcactgtgcctctgtgggttgtttctgtgttcctccagcagcactgtgcctctgtgggttgtttctgtgttcctccAGCAGCACTGTGCCTCTGTGGGTTGTTTCTGTGATCCTCCAGCAGCACCGTGCCTCTgtgggttgtttctgtgttcctccAGCAGCACTGTGCATCGGTGGGCTGTTTTTGTGTTCCTCCAGCAGCACTGTGCCTCTGTGGGTTGTTTCTGTGCTCCTCCAGCAGCACTGTGCCTCTgtgggttgtttctgtgttcctccAGCAGCACTGTGCCTCTGTGGACTGTTTCTGTGCTCCTCCAGCAGCACTGTGCCTCTGTGGACTGTTTCTGTGTTCCTCCAGCAGCACTGTGCCTCTgtgggttgtttctgtgttcctccAGCAGCACTGTGCCTCTGTGGGTTGTTTCTGTGCTCCTCCAGCAGCACTGTGCCTCTGTGGGCTGTTTCTGTGCTCCTCCAGCAGCACTGTGCCTCTGTGGACTGTTTCTGTGCTCCTCCAGCAGCACTGTGCCTCTGTGGACTGTTTCTGTGTTCCTCCAGCAGCACTGTGCCTCTGTGGACTGTTTCTGTGTTCCTCCAGCAGCACTGTGCCTCTGTGGACTGTTTCTGTGTTCCTCCAGCAGCACTGTGCCTCTGTGGGCTGTTTCTGTGTTCCTCCAGCAGCACTGTGCCTCTgtgggttgtttctgtgttcctccagcagcactgtgcctctgtgggttgtttctgtgttcctccAGCAGCACTGTGCCTCTGTGGGCTGTTTCTGTGTTCCTCCATGTTATTACACTCTGTACCAGAGAGTCATTTATTCAACTGGTCTATGCCCACTACTGGTGATGTAGCTACTGTTGTGTCATGTAATAAGGGTGGAAATCCAATAAACACATTGAGAACTCTATGGACCTTTAGAgcgggaacaggaacaggaacaggaacagatacaggCACAGGAACAggcacaggaacaggaacaggaacaggcacaggaacagaacaggcacaggaacaggaacaggcacaggaacaggaacagaaacaGGAACAggcacaggaacaggaacaggaacaggcacaggaacaggaacaggaacaggaacaggcacaggcacaggcacaggcacaggcacaggcacaggaacaggaacaggaacaggcacaggaacagacacaggaacaggaacaagaacaggaacagacacaggcacagacagacacagtaaca carries:
- the LOC127926679 gene encoding uncharacterized protein LOC127926679, which encodes MVGRNIDFNKECNNMEEHRNSPQRHSAAGGTQKQPTEAQCCWRNTETTHRGTVLLEEHRNSPQRHSAAGGTQKQSTEAQCCWRNTETVHRGTVLLEEHRNSPQRHSAAGGAQKQSTEAQCCWRSTETAHRGTVLLEEHRNNPQRHSAAGGTQKQPTEAQCCWRNTETVHRGTVLLEEHRNSPQRHSAAGGTQKQPTEAQCCWRSTETTHRGTVLLEEHKNSPPMHSAAGGTQKQPTEARCCWRITETTHRGTVLLEEHRNNPQRHSAAGGTQKQPTEAQCCWRNTETTHRGTVLLEEHRNNPQRHSAAGGTQKQPTEAQCCWRNTETTHRGTVLLEEHRNNTQRHSAAGGTQKQPTEARCCWRNTETTHRGTVLLEEHRNNPQRHSAAGGTQKQPTEAQCCWRNTETTHRGTVLLEEHRNNPQKQSALK